One stretch of Bombina bombina isolate aBomBom1 chromosome 7, aBomBom1.pri, whole genome shotgun sequence DNA includes these proteins:
- the LOC128635745 gene encoding protein RD3 isoform X2, giving the protein MFLAGLFGWNDSEGSVVKLKPRSSAELVTETLMLELSSHIKRSERQQRERMIEYRRVKSGVDYTWLASIPRQSYELSPGDQLELSEACSKISPSECGPVILRFRRLMLEFEPDGAEIPRLFRSVLQDFAAQEEEQRRKVLEGRWDKRRRAKSLATFTFKPLRVRVNPFQLEDTYDSDTESELAASGRARSKSLPEFSTTREVQ; this is encoded by the exons ATGTTCCTGGCTGGCCTGTTTGGCTGGAATGACAGTGAAGGCTCTGTGGTGAAGTTAAAGCCCAGGAGTAGTGCCGAGCTGGTTACTGAGACGTTGATGCTCGAGCTGAGCTCCCACATTAAGCGATCTGAGAGACAACAACGAGAGCGCATGATTGAGTATCGGCGAGTAAAGAGTGGAGTAGATTATACATGGCTGGCATCCATTCCTCGCCAATCCTACGAACTCAGTCCTGGTGACCAACTGGAACTCAGTGAAGCCTGCTCCAAAATCAGCCCCTCAGAGTGCGGCCCAGTCATACTCCG ATTCCGTCGGCTTATGCTAGAGTTTGAGCCAGATGGTGCTGAGATTCCTCGTCTCTTTCGCTCAGTGTTGCAGGACTTTGCTGCACAGGAAGAGGAGCAGCGTCGGAAGGTCCTGGAAGGGCGATGGGATAAAAGACGTAGAGCTAAGAGTCTAGCAACCTTCACATTTAAGCCACTTCGTGTACGTGTCAATCCCTTTCAGTTGGAAGACACATATGACTCAGACACAGAAAGTGAGCTTGCTGCATCTGGAAGAGCAAGGAGCAAAAGCTTGCCAGAATTTAGTACCACGAGAGAGGTCCAGTGA
- the LOC128635745 gene encoding protein RD3 isoform X1, translated as MSQYVTIFMFQILIMFLAGLFGWNDSEGSVVKLKPRSSAELVTETLMLELSSHIKRSERQQRERMIEYRRVKSGVDYTWLASIPRQSYELSPGDQLELSEACSKISPSECGPVILRFRRLMLEFEPDGAEIPRLFRSVLQDFAAQEEEQRRKVLEGRWDKRRRAKSLATFTFKPLRVRVNPFQLEDTYDSDTESELAASGRARSKSLPEFSTTREVQ; from the exons ATGTCACAATATGTCACAATATTCATGTTTCAGATACTCATCATGTTCCTGGCTGGCCTGTTTGGCTGGAATGACAGTGAAGGCTCTGTGGTGAAGTTAAAGCCCAGGAGTAGTGCCGAGCTGGTTACTGAGACGTTGATGCTCGAGCTGAGCTCCCACATTAAGCGATCTGAGAGACAACAACGAGAGCGCATGATTGAGTATCGGCGAGTAAAGAGTGGAGTAGATTATACATGGCTGGCATCCATTCCTCGCCAATCCTACGAACTCAGTCCTGGTGACCAACTGGAACTCAGTGAAGCCTGCTCCAAAATCAGCCCCTCAGAGTGCGGCCCAGTCATACTCCG ATTCCGTCGGCTTATGCTAGAGTTTGAGCCAGATGGTGCTGAGATTCCTCGTCTCTTTCGCTCAGTGTTGCAGGACTTTGCTGCACAGGAAGAGGAGCAGCGTCGGAAGGTCCTGGAAGGGCGATGGGATAAAAGACGTAGAGCTAAGAGTCTAGCAACCTTCACATTTAAGCCACTTCGTGTACGTGTCAATCCCTTTCAGTTGGAAGACACATATGACTCAGACACAGAAAGTGAGCTTGCTGCATCTGGAAGAGCAAGGAGCAAAAGCTTGCCAGAATTTAGTACCACGAGAGAGGTCCAGTGA